The sequence CCTTCAATACATCCACCGCTCACCGAGCCAATCATTGCGCCGCTCGACGAGACTGCCATCTTAGCTCCAACCTGACGTGGCGACGACCCCATCGTTCGTACTACCGTCGCAATCGCCACCTGTTCACCGCGAGCTAACCAGCGGTCTATCGCATCGAGAATATCGTGCATTGTCTTACCACTCCTTCACTCTATCTCAATCGGCTACGCCTGACTGCACCGTAGGCTGACGCTGGCGACGTACATCGTACCACTGCCACAACCAGACCCCGCCCACAATAGCGACTCCGATAATATCCGTTAGCATACTGGGCCAGAAACAGAGAAATGTCCCGAACGCAGCGACAATCCATTCCCACCACGTGGTTTTACGTACCAGGTAAAACATCGAAACTGTCGAGAAGGCGATGGTACCGAGCGTTGCTGAGAACCACGACATTGCCACTTTGCTCCACTCGACATCAACCAGAGGCTGACCACTCGTTCCGATCATGAGGATCTCTGGTGTAAAGGCAAAGAGCAGTGGCATTACATAGAGTAATTTCGCAAATTTGAACGATGTCCATCCGGTTTTCCAGGGATCGGCGCCAGCGATCGCTGCGCCGGCATACGCAGCCACACATACTGGCGGAGTAATGTTGCTATCCTGGCTAAACCAGTAGACGATCATGTGAGCGGCCAGAATTGCTACACCCAGATCGCTTAAGGCGGGGACTGCAATCACGGCAGTAATTAGGTACGCCGCCGTTACCGGCACGCCCATACCTAGAATCAACGAGGCAATCCCG comes from Chloroflexus sp. Y-396-1 and encodes:
- a CDS encoding XdhC family protein, coding for MHDILDAIDRWLARGEQVAIATVVRTMGSSPRQVGAKMAVSSSGAMIGSVSGGCIEGAVFEACQEAIATGQTRLLHFGVADETAWEVGLACGGTIDVLVEPLR